In Plutella xylostella chromosome 4, ilPluXylo3.1, whole genome shotgun sequence, a genomic segment contains:
- the LOC119690884 gene encoding basic proline-rich protein-like isoform X1 — translation MELEIVPTKNEIVSLFSLCCTTMENKSPVQSPPPPPQLPGAMPPTTPPVVPPPPPAQPHRYRYVSVPAPAPYPAWPLPPLAVPLPAPYAPWPTEVAPPFAARASPAADQPSTTPPVVPPRPAAQPPLAPSPPAAQPPSPPAAQPPSPPGLPPPRLAPARLPRYQYRYIPVPSYPPWPLPPCAVPLPAPYAPWPPTEVAPPFAMPAPCFSYMDAASSPQPPTPAPQPPPSAPQPPPPAPQPPPAAPQPPPQPFICFVQSPQWWRGPSARGRGRGGRLGRGSGGGGRGGRGRGRGRGRGRGRGRGRDTFGRWVYLIN, via the exons ATGGAATTGGaaatagtacctaccaaaAACGAAATAGTATCTCTATTTAGTCTATGCTGTACTACTATGGAAAA taaatCACCTGTgcagtcgccgccgccgccgccgcagctgCCCGG GGCCATGCCACCGACGACGCCGCCGGTGGTGCCGCCGCCG cccccggcCCAACCGCACAG aTACCGGTATGTTTCGGTGCCCGCACCGGCGCCGTACCCGGCCTGGCCATTGCCACCATTAGCGGTGCCGCTGCCGGCGCCGTATGCGCCGTGGCCGACGGAGGTGGCGCCGCCGTTCGCGGCTAG GGCCTCGCCAGCGGCTGACCAGCCATCGACGACACCGCCGGTGGTGCCTCCGCGGCCGGCTGCCCAGCCGCCACTGGCGCCGTCGCCGCCGGCTGCCCAGCCACCGTCGCCGCCGGCTGCCCAGCCACCGTCGCCGCCGGGACTGCCGCCACCCCGCCTCGCGCCCGCTCGCCTACCGAG aTATCAGTACCGGTACATACCGGTTCCGTCTTACCCCCCGTGGCCGCTGCCTCCATGTGCGGTTCCGCTGCCGGCGCCGTATGCGCCGTGGCCGCCCACGGAGGTGGCGCCGCCGTTCGCCATGCCCGCGCCTTG TTTCAGCTACATGGATGCTGCGTCGTCGCCGCAGCCGCCTACGCCAGCGCCGCAGCCGCCACCGTCTGCGCCGCAGCCGCCTCCGCCTGCGCCGCAGCCACCTCCGGCTGcaccgcagccgccgccgcagccgtTTATTTGC TTTGTGCAGAGCCCGCAATGGTGGCGAGGGCCCTCGGCGCGTGGtcgggggcgcggcgggcgcctTGGCCGCGGGAGCGGCGGGGgtgggcgcggcgggcgcggtcGCGGTCGTGGTCGTGGGCGCGGTCGTGGGCGCGGTCGCGGTCGTGACACCTTTGGTCGGTgggtatacttaataaattaa
- the LOC119690884 gene encoding vegetative cell wall protein gp1-like isoform X2 yields MELEIVPTKNEIVSLFSLCCTTMENKSPVQSPPPPPQLPGYRYVSVPAPAPYPAWPLPPLAVPLPAPYAPWPTEVAPPFAARASPAADQPSTTPPVVPPRPAAQPPLAPSPPAAQPPSPPAAQPPSPPGLPPPRLAPARLPRYQYRYIPVPSYPPWPLPPCAVPLPAPYAPWPPTEVAPPFAMPAPCFSYMDAASSPQPPTPAPQPPPSAPQPPPPAPQPPPAAPQPPPQPFICFVQSPQWWRGPSARGRGRGGRLGRGSGGGGRGGRGRGRGRGRGRGRGRGRDTFGRWVYLIN; encoded by the exons ATGGAATTGGaaatagtacctaccaaaAACGAAATAGTATCTCTATTTAGTCTATGCTGTACTACTATGGAAAA taaatCACCTGTgcagtcgccgccgccgccgccgcagctgCCCGG aTACCGGTATGTTTCGGTGCCCGCACCGGCGCCGTACCCGGCCTGGCCATTGCCACCATTAGCGGTGCCGCTGCCGGCGCCGTATGCGCCGTGGCCGACGGAGGTGGCGCCGCCGTTCGCGGCTAG GGCCTCGCCAGCGGCTGACCAGCCATCGACGACACCGCCGGTGGTGCCTCCGCGGCCGGCTGCCCAGCCGCCACTGGCGCCGTCGCCGCCGGCTGCCCAGCCACCGTCGCCGCCGGCTGCCCAGCCACCGTCGCCGCCGGGACTGCCGCCACCCCGCCTCGCGCCCGCTCGCCTACCGAG aTATCAGTACCGGTACATACCGGTTCCGTCTTACCCCCCGTGGCCGCTGCCTCCATGTGCGGTTCCGCTGCCGGCGCCGTATGCGCCGTGGCCGCCCACGGAGGTGGCGCCGCCGTTCGCCATGCCCGCGCCTTG TTTCAGCTACATGGATGCTGCGTCGTCGCCGCAGCCGCCTACGCCAGCGCCGCAGCCGCCACCGTCTGCGCCGCAGCCGCCTCCGCCTGCGCCGCAGCCACCTCCGGCTGcaccgcagccgccgccgcagccgtTTATTTGC TTTGTGCAGAGCCCGCAATGGTGGCGAGGGCCCTCGGCGCGTGGtcgggggcgcggcgggcgcctTGGCCGCGGGAGCGGCGGGGgtgggcgcggcgggcgcggtcGCGGTCGTGGTCGTGGGCGCGGTCGTGGGCGCGGTCGCGGTCGTGACACCTTTGGTCGGTgggtatacttaataaattaa